A DNA window from Methanobacteriaceae archaeon contains the following coding sequences:
- a CDS encoding DEAD/DEAH box helicase, with product MNLESMDPEIKKIIKDSYPQIHELNPAQVAVLDAGLLDESENYIIAIPTASGKTLLGVLAALRTILDGGKVVYAVPLLSIQNEKIKEFKKFEDHGIKVGKHPSSSDLAVMVFESYDALTRFSWNTLSDIDLVIVDEFHMIGEYSRGPTIECAITRSRMLNEGIRIIALSATLQNMEELSTWLGARVVEHDYRPVPLFKEVLNAEEYGTKNKNDVILQILKDSMDESSQALVFVSTRRFTESLANYLAGKIKRNLPQEKKKDFKKVAEKILDVPRRRGSLPTEVCLKLAECAENGMAFHHAGLFDRQKEIIEEEFREGNLLMITATPSLMYGVNLPSKNVIIRDYTRWTSQGPQPIPVFDYLQMSGRAGRPGFDKKGYSYLIGKTLPEAEQLQYQYIYGEIETTNSRLLENRDAVYRQIISQVAAGMAKNPEKLLEFFKDTFSGFQMTNSEYSSLFASDTLEYQIKEALDFLMEHGMIQAVPDGLRATALGMLIAGSNYAVQTAVRLKEFARSSGEFDASRLIYEICRTPDLIPISFKGRKSRDPVRDRLNQAGLFVVDVGNEEATAATLMEWMDERSEYEIENAFNVYAASTRRAAYEASQLVKFHREICQVLGIYNGLDAMETLSARLYYGVREELIPLVVGIKRLGRRRARALVDAFGTDLRYVSREELLRIEGIGPKTAENILKKYHNRSN from the coding sequence ATGAATCTTGAATCCATGGATCCTGAGATAAAAAAAATAATAAAAGATTCCTATCCCCAGATCCATGAGCTAAACCCTGCCCAAGTTGCTGTTTTAGATGCGGGGTTACTGGATGAATCTGAAAACTACATCATCGCCATTCCCACCGCCAGTGGAAAAACACTGCTGGGAGTTCTGGCTGCCTTACGCACCATCCTAGATGGAGGTAAAGTGGTTTATGCAGTCCCACTTTTATCCATCCAGAATGAAAAAATTAAGGAATTTAAAAAATTTGAAGATCACGGGATAAAGGTGGGTAAACATCCCTCTTCATCTGACCTGGCAGTGATGGTCTTTGAATCCTACGATGCTTTGACTCGTTTCAGCTGGAACACACTTTCTGATATTGACTTGGTAATTGTGGATGAATTTCACATGATCGGGGAGTACAGTCGGGGTCCCACCATTGAATGTGCCATCACTCGTTCCCGTATGTTAAACGAAGGCATAAGGATCATTGCATTATCCGCCACACTACAGAATATGGAGGAACTTTCCACCTGGCTGGGTGCACGGGTGGTGGAACATGACTACCGTCCGGTGCCTCTCTTTAAAGAAGTACTCAATGCTGAAGAGTACGGTACCAAAAACAAGAATGATGTTATTCTGCAGATCTTAAAGGATTCCATGGATGAATCCAGCCAGGCGCTGGTTTTTGTTTCCACCCGTCGTTTCACTGAATCTCTGGCCAACTATCTGGCAGGTAAAATAAAAAGGAATTTGCCTCAGGAAAAAAAGAAGGACTTTAAAAAGGTAGCAGAGAAGATTCTGGATGTCCCTAGGAGGAGAGGATCCCTACCCACTGAAGTGTGCTTAAAACTGGCAGAATGTGCTGAAAATGGCATGGCCTTCCACCATGCCGGGTTGTTCGACCGGCAGAAAGAAATTATTGAAGAAGAATTCCGTGAAGGTAACCTGCTAATGATTACTGCCACCCCCAGCCTGATGTATGGAGTTAACCTACCCTCCAAGAATGTGATTATCAGAGATTACACTCGCTGGACCAGCCAGGGCCCCCAACCCATACCAGTATTTGATTACCTGCAGATGTCAGGTCGTGCTGGGCGTCCCGGATTTGATAAGAAGGGTTACTCCTATCTTATAGGTAAAACTCTACCTGAAGCTGAACAATTACAGTATCAATATATCTACGGGGAGATTGAAACAACCAACTCCCGCTTATTAGAAAATCGTGACGCGGTCTACCGGCAGATCATATCTCAAGTTGCAGCAGGAATGGCTAAAAACCCAGAAAAACTCCTGGAATTTTTCAAAGATACCTTTTCAGGTTTTCAGATGACTAATTCTGAATATTCATCCCTGTTTGCCTCAGATACTCTGGAATATCAGATTAAAGAAGCACTAGATTTTTTGATGGAACACGGTATGATCCAGGCAGTTCCCGATGGTCTTCGTGCCACTGCACTGGGCATGTTAATTGCAGGGAGCAACTATGCAGTGCAGACTGCGGTTCGTCTTAAGGAATTTGCCCGTTCGAGTGGAGAATTCGATGCATCTCGCTTGATTTATGAGATATGTCGTACACCAGACCTTATACCCATCTCTTTCAAAGGCCGGAAGAGCAGAGATCCGGTGCGTGACCGTTTGAATCAGGCTGGTTTATTTGTGGTGGATGTGGGTAATGAAGAAGCCACTGCTGCTACTCTTATGGAGTGGATGGATGAACGGAGTGAATACGAAATAGAAAATGCGTTTAATGTTTACGCTGCATCCACCCGCAGAGCTGCCTATGAGGCATCGCAACTGGTGAAATTCCATCGGGAGATCTGTCAGGTTCTGGGAATCTACAATGGCCTTGATGCTATGGAAACCTTAAGTGCCCGCCTATACTACGGTGTGAGAGAAGAACTCATACCCTTGGTTGTGGGAATTAAACGTTTGGGGCGGAGACGTGCCCGGGCACTGGTTGATGCTTTTGGAACTGATCTTCGATATGTTTCAAGGGAAGAGCTCCTGCGGATTGAAGGTATTGGCCCCAAAACAGCTGAAAATATTCTTAAAAAATATCATAACAGGAGTAACTAA
- the moaC gene encoding cyclic pyranopterin monophosphate synthase MoaC translates to MNGKKLTHLTKSGVHMVEVGDKPIIRRTALASGKIELNSDTIRVIKEGEVKKGNVITTAQIAAIQAVKSTANLIPLCHPLPISGVEVEFEVEPEHIKVTVEVKSTGKTGVEMEAITGVSVALLTIWDMVKSAEKDENGQYPTTRISDIEVIRKEKQEIC, encoded by the coding sequence ATGAATGGAAAAAAACTCACACATCTTACTAAAAGTGGGGTGCACATGGTAGAAGTGGGTGATAAACCTATTATCAGGCGAACGGCTCTGGCATCAGGTAAAATAGAATTAAATTCAGATACTATTAGAGTTATTAAAGAGGGGGAAGTTAAAAAGGGAAATGTAATTACCACTGCTCAGATCGCAGCTATTCAGGCCGTTAAATCAACTGCTAATTTAATTCCCTTATGTCATCCCCTACCCATCAGTGGGGTGGAAGTAGAATTTGAAGTGGAACCAGAGCATATTAAGGTCACAGTTGAAGTAAAGAGCACTGGAAAAACAGGGGTGGAAATGGAAGCAATTACCGGAGTAAGTGTGGCTTTACTTACCATCTGGGATATGGTTAAAAGTGCTGAAAAAGATGAAAACGGACAGTATCCCACCACTCGCATATCTGATATTGAAGTTATTAGAAAGGAAAAACAGGAAATATGCTAA
- the cbiD gene encoding cobalamin biosynthesis protein CbiD: protein MEYHNSRPKNQNSVILNSNPGQGKNNSPPSNVSFSQESDDFGITTGSAATAAALAALLSIKKQVSSVKIKTPLGCLDISVESSIKLADNSGKASVIKMPYHDPDVTINLEVQAEVHVLPEPGIIIRGGEGVGRITKPGLQLPVGEVAINPVPRDMIRSNLEDALPPGKGAEVIITIPRGREIAHRTMNPRLGIVDGISILGTTGIARSMNTDSFQKAKKCQLDVAVAEGYHEVVFVPGNIGEKMARSLLDVNDDQIIQMGNLVGYMLKEAQKCDLSKLIILGHAGKLVKIAGGIFQTEHKLADARREIIATHTGLVGGGKRLMEKIYNSNTTEDMIEILEKENMTEAVFNSIAQAIRERCQESFNIYPEVLILKMDGTVLNSNHKVKISV from the coding sequence ATGGAATACCATAATTCCCGTCCTAAAAACCAGAATTCTGTTATTTTAAATTCTAACCCTGGCCAGGGAAAAAATAATTCACCCCCCTCTAATGTTTCTTTTTCCCAGGAAAGTGATGATTTCGGAATCACCACTGGAAGTGCTGCTACTGCTGCAGCTTTAGCCGCTCTTTTATCAATAAAAAAGCAAGTATCCTCCGTGAAAATAAAAACTCCCCTGGGATGCCTGGATATTTCAGTTGAAAGCTCTATTAAGTTGGCAGATAACTCAGGCAAGGCATCAGTGATTAAAATGCCCTATCACGACCCTGACGTGACAATTAATCTGGAAGTTCAGGCGGAAGTACATGTTCTTCCAGAACCCGGAATAATAATCAGGGGTGGAGAAGGTGTGGGAAGGATTACCAAACCTGGATTACAGTTGCCAGTGGGCGAGGTGGCTATAAATCCGGTTCCCAGGGATATGATCCGTTCAAACTTGGAAGATGCACTTCCACCTGGCAAAGGTGCAGAGGTTATAATTACAATACCTCGTGGTCGTGAGATTGCTCACAGAACTATGAATCCACGTCTGGGTATAGTGGATGGGATATCCATACTGGGAACAACTGGTATTGCACGTTCTATGAACACCGACAGTTTTCAAAAGGCAAAAAAGTGTCAACTGGATGTGGCGGTGGCCGAAGGGTACCATGAAGTGGTTTTCGTACCTGGAAATATTGGGGAAAAAATGGCCCGCAGTTTGCTGGATGTGAATGACGACCAGATCATTCAAATGGGTAATTTAGTGGGTTACATGTTAAAAGAAGCTCAGAAGTGTGATTTATCTAAGTTGATTATTTTAGGTCATGCGGGTAAACTGGTAAAAATTGCGGGTGGTATCTTTCAAACTGAACATAAACTGGCTGATGCTCGTAGGGAAATAATAGCCACACACACAGGGCTGGTTGGTGGTGGAAAGAGGTTAATGGAGAAGATCTATAACTCCAACACTACCGAGGACATGATAGAGATTCTGGAAAAAGAGAATATGACAGAGGCAGTTTTCAACTCCATAGCCCAGGCAATCAGGGAACGTTGCCAGGAAAGTTTTAATATATATCCCGAAGTATTGATTCTTAAAATGGATGGAACTGTCTTAAATAGTAATCATAAAGTTAAAATCTCCGTTTAA
- a CDS encoding MJ0307 family thioredoxin, with the protein MVVKVEVFTSPSCPYCPMAVEVVNEVEKEMPGALEVEKIDIMVDREKAMEYGLMAVPAIALNGVVKFVGAPGKEELLRAIEEEVK; encoded by the coding sequence ATGGTTGTTAAAGTAGAAGTTTTTACATCTCCTTCCTGTCCATACTGTCCAATGGCTGTAGAAGTTGTAAATGAAGTTGAAAAAGAGATGCCCGGAGCTTTAGAAGTTGAAAAAATTGACATAATGGTTGATCGGGAAAAAGCTATGGAATACGGGCTAATGGCAGTTCCAGCAATTGCTCTAAACGGAGTAGTGAAATTTGTAGGTGCTCCAGGCAAAGAAGAACTACTGAGAGCCATTGAAGAAGAAGTTAAATAA
- a CDS encoding shikimate kinase encodes MNVTVRSPGSATVINAISTGCGSAFGIGLHVDVDVCLRSSKKIYKTQEDVDTTLMEICVGKVLDKFDLDTGIQVKTSSTLPVASGLSSSSATSNAVTMATYHALIKEGLVPENSLNDYDLLNLAIDASLEAGVTITGAYDDATASFFGGLTITHNPRREILHRSQMEEQNILIYMPNRKSLTAQSDVARMKLLAPWVKIAFQEALRGNIYQALTLNGILYSAALKFNAEIALDALESGALAAGLSGTGPSFVAIVPDESLDEVKQTWSSYPGRVISTVVDNMGTKVVNHE; translated from the coding sequence TTGAATGTAACTGTTAGATCTCCAGGGTCTGCCACAGTGATAAATGCCATCTCCACTGGTTGTGGTTCAGCCTTTGGCATAGGACTTCATGTAGATGTAGATGTGTGTTTAAGATCCTCAAAGAAAATATACAAGACACAGGAGGATGTTGACACCACCCTTATGGAGATCTGTGTGGGAAAAGTTCTTGATAAATTTGATCTTGACACTGGAATACAGGTTAAGACCAGCTCCACACTCCCTGTTGCTTCTGGACTATCCAGTAGCAGCGCCACCTCCAATGCAGTGACAATGGCCACTTATCATGCACTAATTAAAGAGGGTCTGGTGCCTGAAAATAGTTTGAATGATTACGATTTGCTCAACCTGGCAATAGATGCTTCTCTGGAGGCCGGGGTCACAATTACCGGTGCATATGATGATGCAACTGCCTCTTTTTTTGGGGGTCTGACCATTACTCACAATCCTCGCCGGGAGATCCTGCACCGTAGCCAGATGGAGGAGCAAAATATATTAATATATATGCCCAATAGAAAGTCACTTACTGCCCAATCTGATGTGGCCAGGATGAAACTTTTAGCTCCCTGGGTTAAAATTGCATTTCAGGAAGCACTGCGGGGTAACATTTACCAGGCCCTGACCCTTAATGGGATTTTATACAGTGCTGCACTCAAATTTAATGCAGAAATAGCCCTGGATGCCCTGGAATCAGGTGCATTAGCTGCCGGACTTTCCGGTACTGGGCCTTCATTTGTGGCTATTGTCCCAGATGAATCTCTGGATGAGGTGAAACAGACATGGAGTTCATACCCTGGCAGAGTCATATCAACTGTAGTAGATAACATGGGAACCAAGGTGGTTAACCATGAATAG
- a CDS encoding chorismate mutase encodes MNRAEALKKLQSSRKRIDELDEEIIRLIKERTSLARDIAQAKMVLNMEIHDPEREEDIQHKIREIAKEQEINKDSLTQIIMILVDLSKKEQEKILRR; translated from the coding sequence ATGAATAGGGCAGAAGCATTAAAAAAGCTCCAAAGCTCTCGAAAGAGGATAGATGAACTGGATGAGGAAATAATAAGACTCATCAAAGAACGAACATCCCTGGCAAGGGATATTGCCCAGGCTAAGATGGTTCTTAATATGGAAATTCATGACCCGGAAAGGGAAGAAGATATTCAACACAAGATTCGAGAAATTGCTAAGGAGCAGGAAATAAATAAAGATAGTCTCACCCAGATCATAATGATACTAGTGGATTTGAGCAAAAAAGAACAAGAAAAAATCTTAAGGAGGTAG
- a CDS encoding 30S ribosomal protein S17e → MGNIRTSFVKRTAKELIETYPGKFTTDFDENKKLVQEFSTVSTKHLRNKIAGYVTRLVKNNYF, encoded by the coding sequence ATGGGAAACATTAGAACATCATTCGTTAAAAGAACAGCAAAAGAGCTGATTGAAACTTATCCAGGTAAATTCACCACAGATTTCGATGAAAATAAGAAGTTAGTGCAGGAATTCTCCACAGTAAGTACCAAACATCTGCGCAACAAAATCGCAGGTTACGTAACCCGATTGGTTAAAAATAACTACTTCTAA
- a CDS encoding aspartate kinase has translation MEIIVAKFGGTSIGDGKRIKKAARAVVKEYMKGKKVVVVVSAINKTTDDILEIVDKSIGESITEKQMADILSMGEITSVRVFSSTIESLGVKSEYIDPHMEIWPVITDSNYLNAKIDFAETEIRSREILKLLDQGVIPVICGFLGKDSEGNITTLGRGGSDITAFLMGHCLQAEEVIIVTDVGGVMSTDPNKLESAKKLDKISVEEMRDLATHGAQVLHPHALRYKDPKINAKIIGFEHGDLSAPGTEIMGPSKDKMLRSTTLNNEPISVIAVVGEELLTKVGILAELTKTLKDNNINIYGISTGQNSITLFIDKSMADAAHEILHDVVVKNPDMSSLSLGREIAMISVNSQDFIDTPGIISKITDPLRQNKINIVEISSSQTSVVIFVDWNDGKRAYELVRRVLE, from the coding sequence ATGGAAATTATAGTGGCCAAGTTTGGAGGAACATCCATCGGAGATGGGAAAAGGATCAAAAAAGCAGCCCGAGCAGTGGTTAAGGAGTACATGAAGGGCAAGAAGGTAGTAGTGGTGGTTTCAGCCATAAACAAGACCACTGATGACATACTGGAAATCGTGGACAAATCTATCGGAGAATCCATAACCGAGAAACAAATGGCTGACATACTCTCTATGGGAGAAATAACCAGTGTTCGCGTGTTCTCATCCACCATAGAATCTTTAGGTGTGAAATCTGAATATATAGATCCTCATATGGAAATTTGGCCAGTTATAACTGACAGCAACTATTTAAATGCTAAAATCGACTTTGCAGAGACAGAAATCAGATCCCGGGAAATATTAAAACTCCTGGATCAGGGAGTGATCCCTGTTATCTGTGGTTTCCTGGGAAAAGACTCCGAAGGCAATATAACCACCCTGGGAAGGGGTGGAAGTGATATTACAGCCTTCCTGATGGGCCACTGCCTCCAGGCAGAAGAGGTGATCATTGTCACCGATGTGGGGGGAGTGATGTCCACAGATCCCAATAAATTAGAATCTGCCAAGAAACTGGACAAAATCAGTGTAGAGGAAATGAGAGACCTGGCCACCCACGGAGCCCAGGTACTACACCCCCATGCACTGCGCTACAAGGACCCTAAAATAAATGCCAAGATTATAGGATTTGAACACGGAGACTTATCCGCACCAGGAACAGAGATTATGGGTCCCTCTAAGGATAAAATGTTACGTTCAACCACCCTGAATAATGAACCAATTTCGGTCATTGCAGTGGTGGGCGAGGAACTCCTGACCAAGGTAGGGATACTGGCTGAACTAACCAAAACCCTGAAAGATAATAATATTAACATTTATGGTATATCCACAGGCCAAAATTCAATAACACTATTCATTGATAAATCAATGGCTGATGCAGCTCATGAAATACTTCATGATGTGGTGGTAAAAAACCCGGATATGAGTTCCCTTTCACTGGGCCGAGAAATCGCAATGATAAGTGTCAACAGCCAGGACTTCATTGACACCCCGGGAATAATCAGCAAAATCACCGACCCGTTGCGGCAAAATAAAATTAATATAGTGGAAATCTCATCAAGTCAAACCTCAGTTGTCATATTTGTGGACTGGAATGATGGTAAGAGAGCTTATGAACTGGTAAGGAGAGTCTTGGAATGA
- a CDS encoding 4-hydroxy-tetrahydrodipicolinate synthase, with protein sequence MKLEGTTVAMVTPFTREDTVDEEGMRENMNYLLERGVNGLLAAGTTGESATITHQEQKKMMEILVDEVKGKAAAVAGAGSNSSKEALDLVKYAEDVGADYALVITPYYNKPQPHGLYEHYKMLTESTDIPIIVYNVPSRTGTDIDVETIGRVAQLDNIVAIKEASPDLDKVSQTIQKIDQLGIDDFLVLSGNDNLTLPMISQGCKGVISVVGNVDPARMSEMVKKALEGDFQGARDLHYELYDLMKVLFVESNPVPAKTALNMMGRPAGHVRMPLAPLKQESQEKLRKVLLDLQLI encoded by the coding sequence ATGAAATTGGAAGGTACAACAGTTGCTATGGTAACCCCCTTCACCCGTGAAGACACGGTGGATGAAGAGGGGATGCGGGAGAACATGAATTATCTCCTAGAGCGAGGTGTAAATGGCTTACTGGCCGCCGGAACCACCGGTGAGTCTGCCACCATAACCCACCAGGAACAGAAGAAGATGATGGAAATACTGGTGGATGAGGTGAAGGGTAAGGCAGCTGCAGTGGCCGGAGCAGGTAGTAACTCTTCCAAAGAAGCACTGGACTTGGTTAAATATGCAGAGGATGTTGGTGCAGATTATGCACTGGTAATAACTCCTTACTACAACAAACCCCAACCACACGGGCTTTATGAACACTATAAAATGTTAACAGAATCCACTGACATTCCCATCATAGTCTATAACGTCCCTTCACGTACCGGGACTGACATTGATGTTGAAACCATAGGACGCGTAGCCCAACTGGATAACATTGTGGCCATCAAAGAAGCCAGCCCTGATCTGGACAAAGTATCCCAGACCATCCAGAAAATAGACCAGTTAGGAATAGATGATTTCCTGGTCTTATCTGGCAATGATAACTTAACCCTTCCCATGATATCCCAGGGATGTAAGGGAGTTATCAGTGTGGTGGGTAATGTTGACCCGGCTCGCATGAGTGAAATGGTTAAAAAAGCCCTTGAAGGGGACTTTCAGGGAGCTAGAGATCTACATTATGAATTATACGACTTAATGAAGGTTCTTTTTGTTGAGTCCAATCCTGTGCCAGCCAAAACAGCACTCAACATGATGGGCAGACCAGCCGGGCATGTGCGCATGCCACTGGCACCACTCAAGCAAGAAAGCCAGGAAAAGCTCAGGAAGGTGCTCCTGGATTTGCAGCTTATTTAA
- the dapB gene encoding 4-hydroxy-tetrahydrodipicolinate reductase, translating to MIDVAVTGAGGRMGSMIINTILKQDDMQLVAAIEAPNTPLEGRDVGEVMGIGPIHVDIVGAEKLRETLDTKKPDVLVDFTIANAAVDTIKTTAESGVNLVVGTTGFTEEQMANNENAIRKNQVRAVISPNMAVGVNVFFKVVEELAGILTDFDVEIIEAHHNQKKDAPSGTAVKAAELIATALNRKMDEVGVYGRQGMVGERKPEEIGIHAVRGGDIVGDHTVLFAGDGERLEIVHRANSRQAFVNGVIKAIRYVITAEKGKISSMNDVLGL from the coding sequence ATGATAGATGTGGCAGTAACCGGTGCTGGTGGAAGAATGGGCTCCATGATCATCAACACCATCCTAAAGCAGGATGACATGCAACTAGTGGCAGCAATTGAGGCCCCTAACACCCCCCTAGAAGGAAGGGATGTGGGTGAGGTCATGGGAATCGGACCCATCCACGTGGACATAGTGGGAGCAGAAAAACTCAGAGAAACTCTGGATACTAAAAAACCCGATGTTTTGGTGGATTTCACCATTGCAAACGCAGCAGTTGATACTATAAAAACGACCGCAGAATCAGGTGTTAATCTGGTGGTGGGAACCACAGGTTTTACTGAGGAGCAGATGGCAAACAATGAAAATGCCATAAGAAAAAACCAAGTGAGAGCAGTAATCTCTCCCAACATGGCAGTGGGAGTAAATGTATTCTTTAAAGTGGTGGAGGAACTGGCCGGGATACTCACAGATTTTGATGTAGAAATAATAGAAGCTCATCATAACCAGAAGAAAGACGCACCATCTGGTACGGCAGTAAAAGCTGCAGAACTAATAGCAACGGCTTTGAACAGGAAAATGGATGAAGTTGGCGTCTATGGAAGGCAGGGTATGGTGGGAGAGCGAAAACCAGAAGAAATTGGAATACACGCCGTGCGTGGAGGAGATATAGTGGGAGATCACACCGTTCTTTTTGCAGGTGATGGTGAAAGACTGGAAATCGTGCACCGGGCCAACAGCAGACAGGCCTTTGTAAACGGGGTGATTAAAGCTATTAGATACGTTATAACTGCTGAAAAGGGTAAAATAAGCAGCATGAATGATGTATTGGGATTATAA